ctCACTTCTGAAATTCTCATAAGTGAAGAATCATGAGCACAAGTGCAGTAtcagcaaagcaaaactgagcaaaatgtgtttttaatagcaAGACAAAGTAGAAGGGAGAAATCAGGGGATGCTTCTGCTAGAAATGTGCATACAGGCAACCACAGCCAGTGGAGCAGAAGGGCATTGCTTTAATGTGATGCTCAGCTTGCTCAATCAGTCCTTGTAAGAGCCAGCATGCACTGGTCTGTGCGGATGCTCATGTTACCCAGAGCTCATCAGTTTGGGACCTGGATGCTGACTGAGGCCGAGTGCTGTCAGACTCCTTGGCTCGGAGGATGCCGTTTTACAACATAGCTATATCAATCTATATTGGCTAGCTGCCACTGAAAGAATAATTACCCAGCCTTTCCCCATCCCTAACCTTTGCACACCGCatggttttcttctgtgcttacCACGAGCTGGTCTAGGGAGCTGAACAGGCAGAAAATGAGCCTGAAGCACCCTGCAGACAGGATGTATGACAGGGAGCACGGCTGAGGGTACAAGGGGTGGTTGGACCCTCTCTTGCAGAGTATCCGTGTGTCTGGTCATCTCTGCTGCACTGCTAGGCTGTGCTGTGAGTACCGCATAAGGCAGGATAAGGCAGACTGAAGACACAGCTTCATGCTGTTCTTCCTCCAGCAGAAGCTATAacctgatttatttctgtttgttcttcctCATAGCCAATCTCCAAAATTGTGCCCACTGAACCACGTGTGTGGCTGTGCCTGGAACCAGCTCTGGGGATAATCTAGGATAATCTAGGGAGGGAGCAGAAAGCTCCAACAAGTGTACTCCTGCCAGTGTGAAACACTAGTAAGGAAGAAAGCTAGGGCACACCAAGCTCATCATACCTGTTCCCCCAGAACACATTTGCAGAGCTTGGGCCTTCAGGAGTTGAGGTGAACACATACCCAAGGTGCTGCCAGAACtaataaagactttttcatGCCTCTCCTTATCCTTACAGAAGAGATCCATGGTCAAATCCAGCTTCCTAAAGGTTGCCCTCCTGAAAGCCATGAACATACCCCATTTTCTCTATATAGATTTCATATTCCAGGAAGACTTTATGTCTCATTTACTTTATATTAAGagtagaagaagaaaaccaaataaaaccaaaatgttgCTGAAAGAATATTAATTCCTGCTGTGGTGTGTAGAAAAAAGGTGATCAGCAGCTTGCCATTTTAGTGCAGAAATCACACGATACTGAATCTTTCCACCTAGCTTCAGTGTACAAATTCCACTGCACTGTGTATATATAACAAGCGAGCTTTTGTTTATCGATCAGGTGCTGCACATGTGGTGTTACTCAGCCCAGTTATCTGAAGGACTTTTACCAATATCTCAGTTATGGAAGCTGCAGACACCACAGTTATTGCCAATGATATGGATGTGAAAGTCTTCCTTACTCATACAGCTCCTTCCCATTCAATTATTTACCTACAAGAATGACTGATCATATTTCAGTCACAATAACAGGATATTAAGTTCCCCTCACAGGCAGGTTTGCTCTCTGTAAGTTATTAGAAACCAAAATCAAAACCGTTACTGAACTGGTCCTGAAAGTTATCATATCATTAATTTGATATTACTTCACAATTTATGCTCCCTGTTAATCCTAACGTTACTTGGTTTTTGCTCTATGAAACTGGTGCTGACACAGTAATTACAGCTACAAATAAATGGATACATAAATCAAGCTGAAGTAAGCAAGCAAGCTAGCAAGATACATGTTGTGACTTGCTATCTTGAGCcgttgaattgtttaataatCAATTTCCCTGGTCTTAGGTTTGCAGCTTCTTAGAGCAAATTATGTCCTCTTTTCTATCTTACAGTGTTTGGTGTCTTCTATTTCTGGCCCAGCCTAATGCTAAAATGCTGGTGTGAAAATATTactaaagaaaacacagctaGAATACAAAGAAAGACTTTAGCACCTGATATTGTCAAATGCAGAAAGCTAGGCAATAGCTTATCAGGTTCAAACAGAAATTTATTGCATGTTGTTAGAGATTTAAAAGCTGTAACTGCACTGCCAGAATGCCCAGCCCACTGCAACAGAAGGAACAAGAAACAGAGATTCCTTCAGTGCTTTCCTGCAGTCAGTTAATTTCCTGTAGTCAGACAATTTCCTGTTAGgagaactgaacacagttcaagtttgttcttttttttttttttttttttttttttaattccagtgaGCCGTACCTGGATAACAGAGGATGTTAGCACACTGCAATGAAATGTGTGGCCAGGAAAGCTGTACATTTTCAGTGGAATGTTGCAATACTTCTGGTGGTCACTAGATAGCACCAGTGCTTCCCCAATAAAGGGTGTAACTCCATTACTGAAATACAGCCCCTGAAATACAGCCCCAAATACCCAGTGCCCGGCTGCTGATCTGCCCCCAGGATTTGAATGTTGGGATGCTCTAGAAAGGCCAGTTATTGTCATTGTTTTTCCAGTGCATTCGACTGTGCTAATTTTGCCTtccaaaattattcaaaaaaataaaaaaaaatcaccttaaCTGTCTCACAGCACGATGTACAGGATGAAAAGACATCACTGCATGTCAACATCAGCTTCATTAGGGCTCAAGggatgtttttaataaattgcaatACAAACTTTTGTGgttttagagaaaatgaaaaaaaactgaatCAGATGTCCTCTGTAGGCTTGTCTTAATTGAACCCACAGAGGAAAATATCCCCAACCTTTTGCTGCTTAGAAACTTATtattttggagaggaaaaattCAAGGGGATGAATCTTGACTCGTGTTTTCTGAACATGAGATGTGCTTTTGGCTGCTTTTTGTCCTTGGGATACACTTATTGCCAGAGGCTGGCAGTACTGCTACACCACAATTAACTCAACCCCCATCTCTCTAACTTTAAATTTCTCCACCCCTTTTATATTATTATGCCTTTTAACTTAAAAGTTTGAGGATACTGGTATTTGGTTTGCATGAACAGCATTACAAGAGTTGATACCCAATTGAATAGCTACTGACATTTATGCTGTTACCCAGCAAAGAAAAGTTTAGCTGATAGCACCTTCTTACTCAGCAACTCTATCTTTCCCATTTCAGTGAGCATGCTTCAGGATGATGTGTTACTTCtgacagtaattaaaaaaaaataataaaaaaaatctttgtaatcTTTGTTTTAGTATATAAAGATGTACTTCAATTACATCTTAATTACATGGAAAATCCTTATGTAATTGCTCAGAGCTATTATTACTTAGCTAAGGATGGTACTTAATTActcaaattaatatttaacatgTGTTGTATGGGGGGGAGGTGGGCATGGTAAAAATGACTCAATGTACACTGAAATATagatgcaattttaaaatcCCCATTACCTAGAAATAGAGTTGCAGACCCAATCATCAATTAAATTTCAAACTTTAATGTCAGATTAATCAACTTCGGGGAATCTTAACACTGAGATCCTATCTTTGTCATTAGAGAATAGGATCCCAAGCTATTAACCAGGATTTATGCCCCCATGTGGTTATAACTACACacctttaagatgagaaaagtcCTGGGCAATCTGAACAGAGACTCTGTCCCTGCAGTGTCTTGCATTCAGACTTAATTCTGTGCATAAGATGactatttgaaataaataaaactgtttgcATGTTCGAATTTaacttcttaaaattatttgcagacCCAGAATCTATCAGATACAAGGGGCTTGGGAGTATATACCATGCAAAAATATTGTGAGTATTCTTGAAAAACACGCCATTATGCGGTCCTCTTTTGGCATTTGATATAGAATGCTGCAATTCTCAGCCTATTTACATTGGTATATCATCAAAAATAAAGTGGGTTTGATGATTTGATGGTAAGATCCTGATAATTACAGGCCCGTCAGTTTCACTTCACTGCCTGgcaaaattatggagaaaattattctggtagttattaaaaaacacctgaaggacaaTGTGGTCACTCGCCACAGCCAAGGCGGGTTCATGAGGGTAAGGTCCTGCTTaatgaacttaatttccttttatgacaaggtcacccacctagttgaccaagggaagccagttgatgtaatatttttgtattccagtaaagcttttgatactgtttctcacagtgtCCTtgctggacaaaatgtccagcatgcAGCTAGATAAAACATAATgagatgggtgaacaattggcgATTGGATCAGGCTCAAAGGGTTATaagtaaatggggttacatcagactggtggccagtcactagtggggtcccaCAGTGCTCCATCTGGGGGCCAGTTCTctgtaatgttttcataaatgagttggatgtaggactagaaggtgtaATTAGTAAGTTTCCAGATGACACTAaattgggaggagctgttgattACATcaagggtagagaggccttgcagagagatctggacaaactagagagctgggcaatcatcagcaatatgaagtttaacaagagcaagtgtcaGATTCTACACCTGGGAAAGGGCAACCCTGAGTATATGCACAGACTGGGGGGACaaaatgctggagagcagccctgtaaAAAGGGATCTAGGGGGGCTGGTTGATGGTGTTgaatgagtcagcagtgtgtcctggcagccaggagggccaagaACACCCTGGGCTGCATGGCATTGATGGATggtcccactctgctctgagCTTTCGAGGCCTCACCCTGAGTACAGTTTATAGTCTGGGGCATCAATATATAAGAAGGTTATAAAAGCATAAGAaggtgtccaaaggagggctacaaagatggcgaagggtctggagggcaagatgtatgaggagcggctgaggtccctgggtttgttcagcccagagcagagcaggctgaggggaggcctcatggcggcctgcagctccctcacgaggggagcagaggggcaggcgctgagctctgctctctggggacagcgacaggacccgaggggacggcatggagctgggacagggagggtcaggctgggggttagggaaaggttctgcacccagagggtggtcgggcactgggacaggctccccagggcagtggtcacagccccgagcctgctggagttccagaagcatttggacagtgctctcagacacatggtctgttttttggttggtcctgtgtggagccaggagttggactcagtgattcttgtgggtcccttccaattcaggatgctgtatgattctatgacttttaagctgtttaatttttcaaaatactcacttgaaattttttattcttgtaaaaTATAACTTTATAATGAATCTGtctaaaaaaatgcagttactaTTTCAGGTTGCTTTATCATATACTCATGTTGTCccctttcttaaaaacaaagcaacagaacTTATATTCTAAAGGATAAAAAATGTTACAATAGCAAAAGTtataagaataaaagaaaaacaatttttagaaAATCCAACTacctatgaagaaaataattcagcatttCACCTGGTATTTTATCACAAAAATGCCCAGCTCTATAAAGTCCAAGTTGCCCACTTGCACTCTTGCACCTGCCATTCTCTTCAAGAGATGTGCtttagctttctgttttttaatttaatttcgTTAAATTTGCTGTGGTGCTTGACTGTTGTGgatccctccctgcccctctcctctgcttttccctcaCTCTCTGCTGCCTGAGCCCTTGTTGAATGGTGGGTGCTGGAAAAAAGCAGAGATGGAGAGCTTAGAGAGGAGGTGGAGTGGTAGGGAAGAGAGGCCTGCCCTCACTGTGATTGAGAGGCTCAGTAAAGTCTCTCCCCCTGAAATACTGATGGATAACCTTGCAAGTGACCTGTCTAAATAACAGGCACTCCTGGCCGACTCTCTTTTTGGCACCTTACCTGCTTGTTGGCTTTCAGCACTGCTCTCAGGGTTGCTATCTGCTCCCGCTTGGTACTCAGGAGGGATTTCAGCTTCAGTATCTCTTCCATTAAGGCCTCCTTGTCTTTGTCAATCATGGGCGCCAGCTCCCGAGCTGCAGCACGCTGGCGCGACAGCTGCAGCGACCGATCTACAGCCTTCTGCAAGTGCTTGATTTGGTCCCTTATTATGGCATTGAGGTTGTAGATGTTCATCGGCTCTTTGCGAATGTCACTGGTATCGGAgacaggggaggaaggaggggctGTGATGACAGGGGAAATTGTAGGTGTTTTAGTTGGGCTCTGCTCCTTGCCAGGCTCCACAGCCTCTTTTGTCACCTGCTCGGTTGGGGTCCTGGCTTCTACGGGCGATGCCATTCCCCTTCTGGCAAGCCGCGGGGAAAGGAGACCTCGAGGGTCATCTGGTCCTTTCAGGCTGCCGCTGCGGGTGACTCTGCTTTGCCTGTAATAGTCCAACATAACCCTGTTTGGTGTCTCGTTGTTGCACAGGCAGACATGATGGTAGAGCTGAGCCAGTTCCTCACTAAATGTCACCAACTCATCCTGGGCGGTGTTGAGGGTATTGTGGTTTTCATTCGCTATGCTTGTCATCCTTTGTAATTCCTTTTCCATGTGGACCattttttcctggctttcctTGGTCGACTTCTCCAGGGTTGTCACCTGTTCATCATATGTCTGGATTCTGCTCTCATACTTGGCCTTCTCTTCAGTGTAGTTTTCCACGTATTTATTATACTTCTCCTTTAAGgctttgatttctgctttaaGGTCTATCACCTCTGTAACAGCTACTTTGTATTTACATTCTAGAATCTCCAAGCCATTGATGTCCACCTCATAGTCATGTGCTTCCTCGCCAGAATCTCGGCCCTTCTCACAGTCATGCTCTGCTTTTAGCTCCTTGTTGCTTTGCAGCCCCCTCATGGCATTGACGTGTTCCGTGAGCCTGTGGACTCGCTCATGTTGCTCAGTCAGGGCTCCCTTCGTGTGCTCCAGCTGCGTCTGAGACTCTTGTAGGTTGGCCAGGAGAATGgccttctctctctccacctGCAACAGAGTCAAAGTTAGACACCTGGCACCTGATCCCACCCATGCTTTTCTGCTGAACACCAAACTCTGCCAATCATGTTCACCACTTCCACTCTCCAATTCTGCAGATGCAACCTGAGGGCTTCCAAAAGATTATACTCATATAACCCTAATccataaaattaaatcaaagaGATACATGCCACTTGTACAGGATTATGAAGTCCCCGCTTCTGCTGCCATATGCAGGATCTCACACATTGCCCACTGAAGAATTAGTGCCCAAGCACTAAGTGCATAGTTAGCTAGCGTGATGATACTGGATTTATCAAGACATATGTTCCCTGAATTTTAATAGGCATAACTGCATCACTGTCAACTATAACATGTTACACTGATACATACACATTTCCCAGTGGAGTTTAAATTCACATTTCCTGTGAATAGCTTTACCATCCTccacaatttttatttacatctttGGACCGTTGCAAATTTTCATAAAGGAAGGCTTGATTACTGAATGCAAAAACAGTAAACAAATGGCTGTATACATTTCTCAGATTAGATCAAATAACCCACCATGTGTGAATACAACACAGATCAGGAGCCTGAGCACATGAAGCTCCTAGGATGTCCCATCCCCAGCACttcaaggaaagcaaaatcCATCCTTCTAAGGATAATGCAGAAAAAGTGGAATTTGCAGTATAATTAACAAACCACTGGTTCTGACCTATTAAGTTCCTTTCTGAACAGCCACCGAGAAACATGGTTGTTGAAAAGTGGAAGAGGTCCTAGAGGACTCTTGAAGTTTTAAAGCACAGCAtcttaaaacaagcaaacaagaaaaatctacCTGCTCAGATATTCACTGCTCATAACACCCTTGAATGGTTCTCATTTCAAATTTTTGTGTAATGTTccaacttttcttctttgccttcaTCCTATTCTGAGCTGTGAATTgggaagcagaggaaggcaTGGGGACAAGGCATGATTCTCACTCTCATGGTCTTTGCAGCAGGATCTGGAGCCTATCAGGCTGACTGCTCTTACTCTCCCTCTGCTGCAGTATCTCAGCCTGGTATTTACACGTGCAAAGACATGTTCCACACTCCCACTGTGCGTGGCTGAATTACTAATTCAGAGAATTCAAAGCTGTCAGTTCTGAAAGACCCTTCAAAAAAGCATTGCCTTCCCTATCAGCATCCCCCCAGGTAGTGTTTGGAAGAGTCAAAGCAGCCACCATGAAACTcactgatggaaaagaaaagctttttagaGACTTGGAGCTTATTAATGTTGTCTCACAAAATGTCTGAAGCAGCGGTTCAGACTTTTGTTATCTCATAATGGGGCTTTTGAGCAGTAGCTGCTGCTCAGAAATACTAAGGTACTAAGGCATATGATGATCTCCTGGCTTTACAGAAAGGCTTTCAAAACATTGCCTCAATTATAACTTGCAATTGATTGCAGCAAAGACCAtgagattaaaaatagaagccatgttaaaaacatgtaaataGTCTGCCTAGTTTTCTTGTATGCAGCTGACTGATTactcaagaagaaaaaaacatcattatttTATGACCCAAGTAGAATCTGTCTCCTTAAACATAGGAAGCTCCATTTAGGCACGACGTAGCCTGTGCTGTAATGCAGAAGAGGACAGCTGAATGCAATGAGTATACCAGTACAACTGTTCCCCAGTTGCCATCCCAGTCTGCCTTTAGCCTGTCCTGCAGCTCACCACTGGTGTCATCCCACTCTTGTTGAGCATCTGGTTTActgagagaaaacacaaaacagcagaatCCTCCCTACTACCAACCCATCTTCTTAAAAGGTGATGGCTCTCTGTGCAGATTTCCCTGCCTGGTCTATCCTGGGGACCAACACAGAGCTaccagcaaaagcattttcattatcTTCCCTATGAATTTTCCACTGAGTAGCCTGCCTGAGGTCTGCTCTCCCTGGCTGCTCTCCCTCAGCTGAACTCTAGTTGCTACCACCTGGCACAGCAGGCTGAAGTGTTAATTACATTATCCTCACCAGCTACTGGaggtatttatttcttcagcctGGTAAGGTGAGATGTACATGAGCTTCTGGTAATTTAAAGGACCACCTCGCCTTATGGTGAGACATGTGGATAACGATGCACACAGCAAAGATAGTTGGCTTTTTGAAGTATATATGCCCGCATGTGTGGGTATGTTCACATGGAAGCAATTAACAGTGGATTCCAACAGTGTAAAAATTAACAGCCAAAGAGTTTTTccctacattaaaaaaaaaaacaaaaaaacttgatGCTAAAGAAGTACTGTGTTTCAGTGTCTGCTTAAATTTATCAGACAGAATCCTACCAGATTATTGACCTCAGCTGTCATATTctacaatgaagaaaaactgcaaCAGATCTAATAGGGATCTTTACgatcatttttctgctgaactTAAATGGGATCTGGAAACAAATGCTTCTCTCAAATAGAAAGGATTATTTCTagagaaaacatgcaaatttaAAGCCCATACACCCTTCTGTACAGTaggtaaaatgaaatacatggATCTACTGAATTTTACTCATTCTAGTCCAGTAATTATGGATGACATTAATCCACTTCTGTTTGAAGATAAATACGTGCTCCTACTTCCAAGGATAAAAAACGAAGCTCCAACTGAGCCCACAGTGCACCTTCTGAATATTAACAGCTCTGCTGTTTCTAAGGACAGTAGTTATATTTATTGTTCTAGACAATagtctttttttccacacagaacAAACATTTGGGTATAGGCTGTTCTTCttccatctgttttctgtttgtttttgttttgttttgcttttgtgattAAATTAGTAGCTGTGGAAAGGATTCTTGTCAtcatcttaaaatgaaaataaaagcaattcaaAAGCATTTGTACCCATTTTGATGTgtatccttccttcctttcaaagATTTCAGTTTGAGCAGTTTTCCTTCTCAATTTGTTTTATAGTTTGCAGTCATGGAAGCCAATTATAGCATTACTatttaacctttttcttttttctttttttttttttttgtttaaaaacataacGTTTGAAAACATGTATCAGTGACCAATTCCTGGTGAGGCtggaataaatgaaaagtaCACATTTCAAGAACCATCATTTTTGCCAGAGAGTaagaggcagctggaggagtGTCAGAACCTGGGCTGATtgacactttttctttttttaaaagaaagcttaaTCTAAGTTCTATAATGTTGGCCTTGGGAAtagggaaagcagcaggaagagaggAGTCCTAGGCTTTAAAACCGGGATGGATAATTCTTCCCACTGGACAAGAAACGCGTCCTATAGACATGAAAATGCTTCCTAAAGAGAGGGTCAGTTCCTTCAGCAGCAGTCATAGTAGAAACCTCGTCTGAGTGAAGAAGAGGAGCATGTACCAAGTATCTAGATATGACAGTATGAACACCACATGGCAAAGATGCTGCTGAGGAGGAAAAATCCAATTTTGCTGAAGAATTACCTTTTGTCAGCTTGAACCCAATTAAATCTCCCTCTTACCATGAGGAAAAACTTTTGATGGAATTTTTCACAGTTAATTTGTGTGACCCAAGGTGAGCTGATACAATGAAACAGAGGAGATGATTGCTTTAAAAAGTGTACACATCAGCAGTTTGTAGTAAGCCTTCACAGTTTCTAAAGAAATCAGGTTTCCAGCTAGGTATAGTCTCATTTTTTCAAACCTTCACTAGAATACTGAACAACAATGGAGGCTATTTCCATGAGCTGCTGGGGCCCAAAGAAGCCACTCTGACCAAAAAATGGTTAGATCTATCTTCTAGGGTCCTTCTAGAGTCCTAGGATGGACAGCTAGTGGCTAGTGACTGTCAGAAGGCTGACTCTTTGTTTACGAAGCGTAAAAGAAGTAAGTAATGTTAAAATCAGAGATGATAAAAACATTTGCAGTATCTTTCAAGCAGAAGTTTGCTGACTCAAAAAgcttaatatttaatataatcaAGAAAAGACTTAGCCAAACAACCcgtctttttaaataaacagttaAGCCGTATATTAAAATACGAACATATCAAAGCATGTTTTTTGGAAGTTgggtattttttcttaacatcaTATCTCTGAATAAAATCACAACTTGCATATAATATGTATATGGAAGCAAAATATACATGTTGTTTCTATCTTAATACTGGAAGAGTCTCTGCCagaatttttcacagaaataaaattccaaatttcaagcttttccagttaaaatatgtatgttctGCATCAAAGTTACCCGCATTAGATGTCATTAACATTTTCCTTGTCATAGCTCAAATGAAAACTTCCCATGGTGAGTTTGGTGATTAAGTAAGACAACACTTCAGCTAATACAGGACAAACTCATAGGGATTTATTGTTCTCCAGCAAGAGCTGAAAATTGGGTTTGCTCAGCTTTACCGCAAATCACCTTTTACGTGCTGGATGTTTCTTTGAAGGTGCCAAAACCTTTCAAGCTCTTTTGGCAGAGCTGATGCTCAACAGCTTGGACAGAGGGACCCCTTCACTATACTCCTTTCTAAGATAATGTCAGCTCTGGGCTATCAGCTTGAGTTTTAATTTGTGTCACACCCCAAGCTCCTATTCTGGTTATGCCTGGGCTGAGCCCAgataacttgaaaataaatgatcaaCATGCACTCACCTACGCATCTGCTGGGACCGCCCACATGGACAAGACCATTGCATGACACCTCAGATGCTCTGAGTACACAGGTATTCTTCTCCCCTTTTGTTATCTCCTGATTGCATGCTAAGTTTAATGGCAAAAAACCCTCTGACTTGCAAGGATCATAATCAAATCTATCTGcatttccccctccttttttttcctggataatTTTGGTCATGCTGAAGAGGATTTTATTCTACTTGAAACCTCAGGGGTATTTCCCATTATTAAACCAGGAAAAGAGAATCTAGCCACCTGCAACTACAGTAACTAAGTCCCTTTCTACTCTTCCCAGTAAACATCAGCTCAGATGATGCTGACTTTGCACAGACAGCTATTCCGTCCTCTAAGGTAATTTCTGGCAAAATCTGAATATGGAGAAACACTGAAGTAGAAATACATGGTCAAGAACAACACTGAGGGAAGTTGAGGTCAATGCAAAAACTGGCACCAGGGTCCATATGATGCGTGACCACAAGTTTTAGAACATTCAATTAAACTCTTACCTGCATGAGTTGCTGCttcagtttctgtatttctgatatGTTGAGTTCACTGAAGAGGTCGGAGACGGGGTGCAGAGATTCTCCTTTCCTACCCGTGGGAGTTCGGTAGTCACCATTGAGTTTCACAAGAGGCCCATGGATATGTCCGTTCATTTTGTCATCATTGTTGGGCTCACTCGCATCCTCTGCAAACTTTAATCCATCTACTGATATATTAATATGGTTATTATACATACTATCATTGAGGTTGATATACTGGGAGAGTTCCTTTCTCAGATTGTTCTTTTgctccctttcattttttaaagtttccaaGGCTTCCTCCAGCTGATGCTCTGCAATCTCCTTCAGCCGGATGGCATCTTCTAGCTGACTGTTAAGCAACACTGTCTCCTCCTCAAATCGTTTAATCTCATGCTTTAAGCCTTCGTATTCAACCTGAATTAGACAAGACAAAGAACATTCATAATACTAAAACTTGAGTCATGAAAACCTGCCATTTTTTAGCCCTATTGAAATAGgtactacagaaaataaaatgttaaataccAGGCATTGCCTGCAGCTGCAAAGAAATGTCTGTACAGAAAATGCAAGTGGAGCTTTCTTCGTTGAAGACCCCACTGCGTACTTTTTACAGCAGGtgagaaacaggaaatattacactttttcccaaataacttatgacaataaaaaatgtattttatggaaagaaatatgtttAGTAGCAGGTGTGCCGGTAACCATATATTTATTATGAATTACCATTAGCAATGTTGGTATATCATGGTACATATAGGTCTCAGATTGATATAGTCTGATTTATTAATTACAAATATTCTGAAGATTACTTCCTATCTAAATTCTTACCAGATGTAGAGTCACTTAGGCATGGTTACTCTAAAGTACCTTGGTGTCTTAGGAGTGGTCAAAAATGTTGATGGTCAAGAAACTGCAGGAGAGCCTCAACTCTTCTCTGTGTTACGTGATCTTCTCCTTTAttcagaaagcatttaattttaaaaactggaCATCAAGCTATTCATACAATCACTTTAAACTCTGAGGTGCTTAAACTATAGCTCATTCAGCCA
The nucleotide sequence above comes from Oxyura jamaicensis isolate SHBP4307 breed ruddy duck chromosome 1, BPBGC_Ojam_1.0, whole genome shotgun sequence. Encoded proteins:
- the BICD1 gene encoding protein bicaudal D homolog 1 isoform X13, which gives rise to MAAEEVLQGADHYKSEIERLTRELSETTHEKIQAAEYGLVVLEEKLTLKQQYDELEAEYDGLKQELEQLKEAFGQSFSIHRKVAEDGETREETLLQESASKEAYYLGKILEMQNELKQSRAVVTNVQAENERLTAVVQDLKENNEMVELQRIRMKDEIREYKFREARLLQDYTELEEENITLQKLVSTLKQNQYYECSLSCLIQVEYEGLKHEIKRFEEETVLLNSQLEDAIRLKEIAEHQLEEALETLKNEREQKNNLRKELSQYINLNDSMYNNHINISVDGLKFAEDASEPNNDDKMNGHIHGPLVKLNGDYRTPTGRKGESLHPVSDLFSELNISEIQKLKQQLMQVEREKAILLANLQESQTQLEHTKGALTEQHERVHRLTEHVNAMRGLQSNKELKAEHDCEKGRDSGEEAHDYEVDINGLEILECKYKVAVTEVIDLKAEIKALKEKYNKYVENYTEEKAKYESRIQTYDEQVTTLEKSTKESQEKMVHMEKELQRMTSIANENHNTLNTAQDELVTFSEELAQLYHHVCLCNNETPNRVMLDYYRQSRVTRSGSLKGPDDPRGLLSPRLARRGMASPVEARTPTEQVTKEAVEPGKEQSPTKTPTISPVITAPPSSPVSDTSDIRKEPMNIYNLNAIIRDQIKHLQKAVDRSLQLSRQRAAARELAPMIDKDKEALMEEILKLKSLLSTKREQIATLRAVLKANKQTAEVALANLKNKYENEKAMVTETMTKLRNELKALKEDAATFSSLRAMFATRCDEYVTQLDEMQRQLAAAEDEKKTLNSLLRMAIQQKLALTQRLEDLEFDHEQSRRSKGKLGKSKIGSPKFLVDCQQPAASIPPHGSQLARGPDCQTVSPSALPEEQPHSSSQCAPLNCLSKPPPYP
- the BICD1 gene encoding protein bicaudal D homolog 1 isoform X18 codes for the protein MAAEEVLQGADHYKSEIERLTRELSETTHEKIQAAEYGLVVLEEKLTLKQQYDELEAEYDGLKQELEQLKEAFGQSFSIHRKVAEDGETREETLLQESASKEAYYLGKILEMQNELKQSRAVVTNVQAENERLTAVVQDLKENNEMVELQRIRMKDEIREYKFREARLLQDYTELEEENITLQKLVSTLKQNQYYECSLSCLIQVEYEGLKHEIKRFEEETVLLNSQLEDAIRLKEIAEHQLEEALETLKNEREQKNNLRKELSQYINLNDSMYNNHINISVDGLKFAEDASEPNNDDKMNGHIHGPLVKLNGDYRTPTGRKGESLHPVSDLFSELNISEIQKLKQQLMQVEREKAILLANLQESQTQLEHTKGALTEQHERVHRLTEHVNAMRGLQSNKELKAEHDCEKGRDSGEEAHDYEVDINGLEILECKYKVAVTEVIDLKAEIKALKEKYNKYVENYTEEKAKYESRIQTYDEQVTTLEKSTKESQEKMVHMEKELQRMTSIANENHNTLNTAQDELVTFSEELAQLYHHVCLCNNETPNRVMLDYYRQSRVTRSGSLKGPDDPRGLLSPRLARRGMASPVEARTPTEQVTKEAVEPGKEQSPTKTPTISPVITAPPSSPVSDTSDIRKEPMNIYNLNAIIRDQIKHLQKAVDRSLQLSRQRAAARELAPMIDKDKEALMEEILKLKSLLSTKREQIATLRAVLKANKQTAEVALANLKNKYENEKAMVTETMTKLRNELKALKEDAATFSSLRAMFATRCDEYVTQLDEMQRQLAAAEDEKKTLNSLLRMAIQQKLALTQRLEDLEFDHEQSRRSKGKLGKSKIGSPKTILTFPL